The sequence below is a genomic window from Anopheles cruzii chromosome 3, idAnoCruzAS_RS32_06, whole genome shotgun sequence.
TCGAGCACGGCCCTCTCGGCGCGCCTCGGTTTCAGTAACATCAGCAACCTCGTGACCCGTAAGCTGTCGAGCGCGATCAGGTGGAAGCAGGCAGCGCTCCCGTAGCGGTCCGGCGTGTTCAATTGGAAGCTGAGCCTCCAACGGATCCGCAGCATCGTCGTATCGTCCTCGATACACGTCGTCCGGGAGATGTTTCCCACGTTGTTCAGGGTACGTACGTAGAATACCATGTCCCCGTCACCCCAGAGGGTGTGTCACTCACCGTCCTTTCTTACTTTCTTCCTACCAGGTGGCCGAGGAGCTGGAGTGAATGTACCCCCTGGATGTGGATCTACACCGGAATCGCGCGCCTGTTGACGTGCTTCGGGCGCGGCAAGCTGAAAACGCCGGGAAcggctccggtgctgctgagaGCGATCGCCCGCAACCTCTTCAAGGTGGACATCACGTGGGGCAAGCAGCAAACAAGGACACTCTGTTTGCCATCGCCGGCGGCCCTCGGTAGAAAACGTCCGCCATGGCCACCCGGACTATCTGCCTAAGCTGCTGGAGGGCATAGTGGACGTGATCGAAGACGACCGCAGGAGGAGATCACCTTTACGGGTCGCTGCCTGATGGAAGCCAGATGTATTTCTCCTTAAGGTTCTCGGCCTGTATTTATGCCTGAAGATTTTCTCTTAAAGTGGCTCgttcgtagatcatccgtctcgctgctCCGATTATtcggtttctaagcgaaaaacgtcagttcgaaccctgacaaaGTATTAGCTTGAATATAAAACTTTAAAATGGTGCCTGATACGGCTCTGACTGTTctaataacaaaaaataaataaagtttctcttaaaaccgcaaaagccgTCTTTAGAATATTCTttatttccgctggaattggaaagaaattggcccccgaaagaaatgggaaaggaaagtaaggtaagaTTCGAAGCAATGCACGAAGAAAATTAGTTTCCGTCGGAAGGTTCGAaagcttcagggaaaacatttgggaaaacgctactcacgcttttcttctcgacctgaCAGCGAGGTTTTCGCATGCTGCGCCACTGGCCAGACGGCCTGAAAAAAATTCACGAAATATTGcagaaaatattgtttggccGTGTCATGCAATATTATTAGGACATTTTTCCATGCAAGCTCTGCACTGCAAGATGGGTTACAACATTGCAAGCAACATTGTGTACAAGTTTTGGAAAGCAAATCTTGCATACAATGGTGTgtgcaacattgcatgcaagtcactgATGttacctaccagtcgctcctgtTCCCCTAGTCAAATTTCGGATATTTCGGATTTTGGGTTTCGGATTTTTGCCGATTTTTTCAGAAATTGTTTCGGATATATTTTTCCATATTGCTCAAAAACTACTGAAgcaatccgcgtgaaatttggcacagcgtagttttgtgacaccggacaGGGAATTCAGGACAGTGTGAGCCTCCCACATCTCCGGAGAGGGGactcccaaacaaaatctgGGTCAATTTTATCAAaactcggatagttttcaTACAATTTCGAACCGAAGATGCTGTGCActctctccttttctctctcacacggCACAGGAACCGCGGTTCATcgctcggcggtggcgcgaAAAACACCGCGATGCGTTCATTTCGCATTCATCCGCATCGTGTGAATACTCGAACCACGTGCCCGAGGAGTAAAGTATGCCAATCGCGTGTTCGTCGTCATCGGTCTGgggaatgtaaacaaatgtgTACGGCCTAGTCGCGAGTGTGCGTGTACGGTGTTCGCGAAACTCGTTAGTGTTGGCCTTCTCACGTAATTCGCATTCGATCTAGTAAATCTTCGCGCACTCGATCGCTGCCGGATTATCGCCGGATCCATTATTAGCTTGGTCGCGGCCGTGTATTGGTGTGGCCGCGGCGCGCTTAGCGAAAGCGCCGTCTGCCGATTGAAGTCAAGTGCATGTGGATGGCAcgcggcgccaccaccagtaccaccaccagacaCCGGAGTCATCGCGTCAAGGTCCGTAAAGTTCGGTGCCCTTCTAAGCAGCCGCTCAAGGACGAGCCGGACCGGTTTCGGCTGCACACCGTTGACGACGTCACCGTTGCGGCTaccgtagtagtagtagtagtagtggtgttggtggcgatggcggccacgTTGCATCTCGCGATAAAAAAGGCGCGCAAAACGGTTCCTCTCCGTTATCCTGTGTGACTTACCGGTAAAGCCGGAGGGAGCtctcgcggcggcggttcaCTCTCGGGCTCTCTTCGTCCGCAATGCACCGATTGCGGGGCGGGCGGCTTTGATAGTGTGACGTccgcgcgctgctgctggtgttggttcgggctctggtgctgctgccgaaccACCGAACACGCTTCTGGCCGCTGGTCGCCGTGCAATAACAAACAGTTCAGTTTCAGGCGCCCGCCAAGTGCGAGCCCTCTCGGATGCGCCGCCTTTCGCCGCCCTCATCATCTGCTGCACCGCGCTCGTCGCCATTCGCCACCATTTTTCGTCAGTTCGTCAGCGCCATCCGACGGCGTGAAATGACCTACTCCGTGTAGAGTACTTTGTCGTTGGTCAAGGACGGGCGGCAAGTCGTTAGAGTTTGTGTTGTGtagtcgtcgtcatcatcgctgAACTTTCGGTTCCCGGTATCGGGCAGCCTGCATTTATCAAAGCAACCGACGCGTTGTAACCAAATCCCGACCGAATAGTGCATTTTATTGTTCTCTGCGAAGTGAAAGTCGATCGATCttgaaaagagaaaaagaagaaggagcCACTGGCAAGATGAAACAGGAGCTAGCGATCGACGGAGATGCGTGGGTGGCGGAGACCAAGGAGACGGTCCAGGACATCCTGTTGGCCCAGCAGCCGACCGACTTCTGGCGGGCCGTTACCGTGGACGAGGTGTTCTGCGGTCCGGGCAGCCGCGAAGGCGACAACTACATGTCGATCATCAAGCGCGTGGTCGCGCACTGTTCGGTCAAGATGGGCGATGGCTCCGATCATGGTAAGTTCGATTCGAACGGAACTGAACCGGTGCGTGAAGTCAAACACTTAGCCAAGTTATTAAAAACTCTCATGCTCTTCTCGAACGATGAACATCAACACGAACGTCAATCTACACTGTGTTGTTCAGTGCAGTGCTTTACAACGTTTCTTTGAgctttctcttctttttcatGGTCATTTATTGCTTTTTTGTCAATATTATTGGTCTGCAAACTGTGCCTCGTTTAAAGTGCTTGCCGGAACCAGACGTCACaatactattgaaatgttaaataactccgctatttggtagtcgattttgacaaatgaacaagatttatttagagtatagaGTGCCGTTTAACAAATTACTCAGATTACAAtaatcgatcaaatgaccgcctccattaaacacaaaaaagcggcTTTTTagggcatttttcattgtatttgactACATTTCGGTAACAGACAAcataatagcagcaatttccgttgtgatgttagctttcagttcttcaatggtcttcggttggctggcataaaccttacaTTTCAAATAGCCCCtcagaaagaagtcagaaagTTGTCAGAAGTTTGCCGTAAATTAAACCATGACTAAGACGGCACAGATtaacgtttcagaatttgactgatttgttgaaatcgactgaaaaatggcaaagttatttaacatttcaatagtatgggtcgtgatggaacaccctgtattaCCAGAACCGAGGAGCTGTTCGAATGATGGTCTTACGTTTTTGGCTTGTCGCAGTTCACTACTTCCGATATGAAATCGAAGCGGCGTTTGCTAATTTGGAGGGTTTACCAAATAGCTAATTCATGAATTTGTTAAGCCAACAGTCTTCTTAACAGATCTAATCATTCGAAGCCAGTTTTTTAACGTGCTATTTCGTAAACTATTTTTGGAGCTCGGTAGCTCTTCATTTGATGGATGGATTTCCATTAGAAATGTTAGAGGGAATGTTGAAGTTTCGTTCTGAATTGGTTGAAGTATAAATGTTTTAGTATAACGAATAGCTCACAACAAAGAACAATTCAGAATCTCTTCAGTTTTGTATGGGACTTTGTTAATGCTCTTTATCCGTGTCGTAAATTTATAATCCGAAGCGAACCGTCTATCAATGCAATGAGTCACCAAAGTTGTGTATGCCTGTATTCCGCTTACGAATCTAGAAAAAAACCGATTAAACTAAACTTAAACTTGCCCTCCTGTCGCATCGAACGAATCATTCGCCAGATTTTTCAATGTCACATTTGTTACGGTCGACGGGTGCCGAAAACTGGAactggccgcggccaccgccgccgcgtagTGTTAGTATGTTCCTCACCCACCACTGGCACACTAAGGCCCCGGCACTTGCGTATGCACCCACCCCTTAGTGCATCGCACGTATCGCACCCTCAGCGCACTCACGGCGTGCCTTGCCTACCTGCACACGTAGTAGAAGGTGGCCCTGTTCTAAGTTGAGCAATGACCGACCTTCACCCGAGCGGGGACGGGTGGTGCTGCATTCACCACCGCCGCATGCATTGCACTCTGTCTCACTCGCACACCTCGTTCGTCAGAATGCACTGCAAAGCGTTAGCGTCATcgcaatggagacgcccggtagTTTGCTGTGCTCTTGCATTTTCTTCTCGccgcaaaacgaagaaaatgttGGCACCAAATCGCGGTTGGAACGCCATTGTCCAAAGCGAGGAAGAGAGCTTTCACCGCTTTCCCgcaccacgtgtgtgtgtgtgcgtgtgctagTGTTTGTTTCGCCGTTTGCTTGGAGTTTCCGAAATCGATTATTTCGTGCCGCGACGTTGGCGTGGAAATGCATTTCAATGTCAAGTTCGGCGACCGCGAGGGTCGGTGGGGAGAAAAGCGATGATGCACCGAGCGCGCAGCACCGGATGTGGCGCCGGATGTCTTGCCGGATTCCTTGTTACAAATGGAACTCGCCGGCGGAAAAGTTTCCTAGAGTTTGGCAGCTTGAAAAATAGGGCTTCATTTGCACATTATCTTGTGATGCGTGGCCAAGAGAGCTGTGCAAACAATTGCTGGAAACCCACTGTACGCTGCACCGATCATCATTATTCACAgcggcggctgttgcggcCGTTGACACGCCAAAACGTggtcaacaaaaaaaaaacggtaaaccTTGACCTATGTAGCTGCATGCAAAAAACGTGTCGAGCTTGCtgcaacgaaagcgaaatattGATCGGTGgcctctgcctctctctctctctctttcactctcgctTCTTAGTGGGTAAAGTGTGCAATATTTTATCGCTGACACCATAATCCGGGGCGTCCGGACTTCGCACCGAAGCGAGCGGATGTAGACGAACGGGTTTTGATAGCCCACGAAATTGATTCAAGGTTTTCTTTAACTAACCCACATCGAGGCCCATCATCGGCGAGACGAGGGCTCACTATCTgccggggctgggctgggcaaaCATGGGCCACAAAGAAAACAGGTTGACTGCGTATAATGCGCGCACGGTTTTCGGTTCACGGCACCGTGCTTCGGGCATATTTATACACCACCTTGAGCGATCGCCATCAATTTGGGTGAGCCTGTGAACTGTGTAAACAACCCTCTGGTGCACGGTGTGAAAGGCTGCACAAAGCGGTATTTCTGCCTCGTAACGGTTCCCGGAGACTTCTCCGTGGGGGCCTAAATCAGGTTTTGGTCACCAGGCTCAGCCTCAGCAGCCTGCGGAGGCGCAAGtgaggcgaaggcgaaaagggACACGAAAGGTCCTGACACCCCGCACCGTACCGACGATGTTCCGTTGCCTCTTCTAGACCGCGGGTGGGGTCTGGGTGAGGTAATACGTTTCTGCGCTTCGCGCCGGTGCGAACCCTTTCGCAATGCCCGATGCCTTGAATTTAATTGGCCCATGCACGACGATACATGCGGCGACACATGATCGACGGTACGATGGTACGTGATCATGAACCAGTCGAGATgtcattgtttcatttttttcgttcgcctttGCTTTGCGAGGAGTGCGTGTTCTTTTTTGACCGTTGTCATTTGGCATTCGAGAGTGGCATGTCAGTCAATGGTCCCGTGGTGCGTGATATATGTTGCCCTTATGGAATTATGTAACGATTAAACAATTGCACACGCAGCGGCTTACGCGATAATCTCGCCGAGGAAACTCGCTTTGCACGAGTAAGTTGCCGAATTCGGTTCGATTCATTAGCGGAAACATTAAATCTCGTCACGTAGCCCTGGTAAGTGATGTAAACTATATTGCAATCGAATTACGGCACCCGAAATCACTCAAAATGATAGATTACTAATGAAGGGGTCGGAATGAGACGGATTCGATCGCTGGTCACGCCAACACGGCATGGGGTGTTGGCGCACTATCTCGCAATAACTGTTGATGCCGGTTTTTTTGGCGATAGTGTCAATAGTAGTGTTTGTCTAACTATTTTTAAACTGATATGGTTTGTATTTTAAGCCTACAGGCTGCATTCCGCTTCTTAAATTTAATAGTTACGTATCTTTTTCAAAATATCATTGTCCAAAATATGCGTCTTATATCGGGCTTTGaacttattttaattttttgcttTGGACTTTTGCTTTTGTTATTGACGGAACTCACGTGTGGAATGCCAAGATAAGTCGGACGGTGCTTGGCTCGAATTCTGGTTCAAGAATTTATGTTCATCGCTACTACTGCTGTCCATGACCAAAATTGTCTGTTTGTGCTATTCGCTAGCTTGACACCAATGGACCAACCAATAGTTGGTTCCAGATTTCTTCATATTTGTTCAAGTGTTGAAACCTCCACGACGAATTTGATCGGTTCAATTCAGACGTTCCCggctggaaaagaaaaactctaCGAACGAAACTAACATTAGTTTGGTACATATCACACCGAATATCATTTTGTTGATGACAGATGATTGATCTCTTCCGCAGCTTTTACGATTTCGTTGATCTTCAAACGCCAGATCACGAACGATAACCGGCGCAAACTTTTCCGTTGCGATGCGGCCTTCGAGAGCGAGATAACAGCCTACACGTGCATCATTCCGGTGCTACAGAAGATAGCGCCCTACAAGCTGCCGTACCCGGATTGTCTGACCGCGGGTAGCGACGACCGGGGCGAGCGGGTTGTACTGAAGGATCTTACCACTCGCGGCTACAGCATGGTCGATCGGCGCGTCGGTCTCAGCTTCGTACACTGCAGCGCCGTCATAACGGTATTCGGCCACGGAGCAGTCCTCCTGCAAACCGCTAacccgttttctttctcttttccatcTCTTCGACCGTAGGAGCTTGCCAAGTTCCATGCAACCTCGCTGGTGCTGAAGTTTGAGCACCCGGCACAGTACGCCACCGTGTGCGCGAAGGTGCGCGAGATTGTGTTCTGCCCGGAGGCAACCGAGTTCTACACACATTCCCTCGAGACGTCGCTCCGGGGTGCGGTGGACAGTTTGCGGTACAGTGACCGGGCGGGCGATCTGGAGCATCCGATCCAAGCGATCGAGCAGGGTCTGACCGGTCGGCTGTATCAGATCATGGCCGGGCTGGTGTGCGACCTGAAGGACGAATCGTGGAGCGTCATCTGCCACGGCGACACGTGGATTAACAATCTGATGTTCAGCTCCGATCTGCAGTCCGTCCGGTTGGTCGATCTGCAAACGATGCGCTGCACCACGCCCGTCATCGATATCCTGCATCTGCTGTACACCAGCACGGGACTCGAGCTACGCCAGAAGCACACCACCGATCTGCTGCTTCTCTACCGCCGAGAACTGCTAAAGGCACTCGCGCTGCATCTATCCACCGGGGAGCAGCAGGGACCGCGCCAACAGCAACTGCTACGCCAATTCGACGAGCAGTTCTCCTACGGCCGGTTGCGGGCCGAGTACGATCGGTGCATTCTGTACGGGCTCGGCATCGCCATGTGGCTGCTTCCGGCCGTTACGTTCAGCCCGAACCAGATACTCAACCTGGACGGGGTCACCATCAGCGATTTCAAGTCGAAAAACCACGAGAAACGCATCGCCCAGATGGTGTCGGTCGAGTACCACACGCGCATGCGTGACATTGCACTTGAACTGTACGATCAAGGTGCCCTGCAGCGACTCGCGCCATCCCAGTAGAGGGTGGCGAGGGTGGCGAACCGGGCCAATCGCGCGACCACGGCGGCGTAGGACGTGTGTCTCGCGCCGTGTACCAGAATCGAGCTTACGGCAACATGGAAAACGGGTTCAAGGGCTTTGTAGACGATGATGTTGTATCAGCGCGCTTGATAGTCGCATTGTGGCCACGCGTGCGattgtttgttatgtttacCCGGATagtaatagaaaaaaacacatacacacagcaagcaaaggaaaaacatAGTTGTACGCGCGCGGCCATGCGGCGCGTCAGCGATCTGCTCTCTGCTTTTGCGATTATGCAACGGTCGGTCGAGCTAAAGCTTGGCCTGATCCCGCTAATCGGAGTGCTAGATGTAGGCTAGATGTGTTGGACCCCCTCCCAGCCGGTGTGGGGGGGTGATAAGCAACCGTAGGCCtggattgttgttttattcgtttgccACTGGCAAGTGCTTTTAAAAAAGTGGCCATTAGTGGCCGGGTTCTGCCTAGGCGCTTCCGTAAAGTCAGCCTGGGGCGGGTCACCAATAGTTGtgccatttccattttaaCACATTTCCCGAATCCCGGTCTGAAGCTCAAAAGAGTTGCTCTAGGATTAAGGGTTGAATTCCTTTCGAATGTTTCTTTTGATCATCGGCAGgcggtttcgattttcattACCGCGCTAACCCGGTCAGCAGAGATAACGGGCGTAGTGTCCCATTTAGTCGGATTGCTCAGCTGAAGGTGACCACGGTAGCCGAACAAAATAGTGTACCACGCCGCGATTCGGACTGAACCGTTGTAATGCGATACGATCTTGCATTGAAACGTAAACATACGTGACCGAGACCCGTTCGCCAGAGTGGAATGCGCCATGTGAGCACTACTGTGCCGTACACCGAGGCACGGAAGGAAACTGGTGCCAGCTGGTGTAGAAGCTTCATTTCTGAGTTTTATAATCACGCCTTTTGTGTGATTTACGTACCTGTGCGCCGGCCTCGAGCCCACCCGAAGGGGGGAAAAGGCGGTTCGCACAACGGAAAACCTGTTGCTTTCCGCCagcttttgttttatgtttcatagTTTTATTAACTCACTGCGAAAACTAGTTACCTATACAGATACGGGCCGGTCTTTAAACTAGTAAGATTGTTACAGTTATCGTTACAAATAAGAGCAAACAATACAAATCGGATGCACAATTCACGACCCCGAAGTTCGTTGGTTGTTTTCCCGCATTCTTACACGCTGTATTTATTGTAAGCGAAAAGAAATGTCACATTAAAAAAGCCGTTATTGTaaggaaagtaaaaaaaaaggtaaacaaaacaacacaattcGTCCATTAATGCAACACTTCTTTGTTCAGCATGCCCGGGTACAGGCGGAAAGGCAGCTGCTCCACTTGATTGAAACTCTCTTTGCCGTTCCATACTGttgatgtccttttttcgtgtgtCCGATTCGATTCATAAAAAACCGCGAGGCCGGCAGCGACCAACTTATTAAGGTTCCTCGTAGAAGAAATACTGCCCAGCCCGCTTTTGCTCCACGTCCTGCAGAATTAGAAGAGGCCAGTTACATTACGTTCACAACAGTTCCCGTCCCTTCAGCCTTCCCGACACCTACCTTCACCGAGTGCAGTTTGTTGATTCTTGGCCGGAAATTGTTCGGATCGCGCCGGAATGTGATCTCTAGCAGCTCCAGGAACCGATTCATGCCGTTCAACAGCGACTGTGGCGTGTGGGCGGTGGTGTCGACCGACGGCTGGCCCTCGAACACAATCACCCGATCGGCCAGGTAGGTGGCCATAATAAAATCGTGCTCCACCACGAAGCCCGTCT
It includes:
- the LOC128270449 gene encoding uncharacterized protein LOC128270449: MKQELAIDGDAWVAETKETVQDILLAQQPTDFWRAVTVDEVFCGPGSREGDNYMSIIKRVVAHCSVKMGDGSDHAFTISLIFKRQITNDNRRKLFRCDAAFESEITAYTCIIPVLQKIAPYKLPYPDCLTAGSDDRGERVVLKDLTTRGYSMVDRRVGLSFVHCSAVITELAKFHATSLVLKFEHPAQYATVCAKVREIVFCPEATEFYTHSLETSLRGAVDSLRYSDRAGDLEHPIQAIEQGLTGRLYQIMAGLVCDLKDESWSVICHGDTWINNLMFSSDLQSVRLVDLQTMRCTTPVIDILHLLYTSTGLELRQKHTTDLLLLYRRELLKALALHLSTGEQQGPRQQQLLRQFDEQFSYGRLRAEYDRCILYGLGIAMWLLPAVTFSPNQILNLDGVTISDFKSKNHEKRIAQMVSVEYHTRMRDIALELYDQGALQRLAPSQ